In one window of Bacillota bacterium DNA:
- a CDS encoding glutamate mutase L has product MSERDFRNWAANKMIRPTTIPEDLPELLLEQATAREALRISVEQHRQLAVTLRGGQQKRTFDDALSQSMTGQPLLKTGTIDLIIGSGGVLSNAPRRAQAALILIDAFEPGGICRLYVDSLFMLPHLGVVSEVDPDIALEVFEKDCLVPLGTCLAPMGRTRPGQTMLRLTMTTPSGGTIVAEVAGGSLKVIPLPVGGTARVVAEPVRGIDLGRGPGRRVEGLVGGGVVGLILDGRGRPLFLPKDPEQRSRSLIDWWRAMEAYPLDHLRGAVWCQGGDGP; this is encoded by the coding sequence GTGTCCGAACGGGACTTCCGCAACTGGGCGGCGAACAAGATGATCAGGCCGACGACCATCCCCGAGGACCTGCCTGAATTGCTGCTGGAGCAGGCGACCGCGCGTGAAGCCTTGAGGATATCCGTCGAGCAGCATCGCCAGTTGGCCGTCACCTTGCGGGGAGGGCAGCAAAAGCGGACCTTCGACGACGCCCTGAGCCAGTCGATGACGGGGCAGCCGCTATTGAAGACGGGGACGATCGACCTGATCATCGGGAGCGGTGGCGTCCTCTCCAATGCCCCCCGCCGCGCCCAGGCCGCCCTGATCCTCATCGACGCCTTTGAGCCCGGCGGCATCTGCCGGCTCTACGTGGACAGTCTCTTCATGCTCCCGCACCTCGGCGTCGTGTCGGAGGTCGATCCGGACATCGCCCTCGAGGTCTTCGAGAAAGATTGCCTCGTCCCCCTGGGTACCTGCCTCGCCCCGATGGGCCGGACCAGACCGGGCCAAACCATGCTGCGGCTGACCATGACCACGCCGAGCGGGGGGACGATCGTCGCGGAGGTCGCCGGCGGCAGCCTGAAAGTCATTCCCCTGCCGGTCGGCGGGACGGCCAGGGTTGTCGCCGAACCGGTCCGGGGCATCGATCTCGGACGCGGTCCCGGCCGGCGGGTGGAGGGACTGGTGGGTGGTGGTGTCGTCGGGCTGATCCTGGACGGCCGGGGCCGTCCGCTCTTCCTGCCGAAGGACCCCGAGCAACGTTCACGGAGTCTCATCGACTGGTGGCGAGCCATGGAGGCCTATCCCCTGGACCACTTGAGGGGCGCCGTTTGGTGCCAGGGGGGGGACGGACCATGA
- the rpmB gene encoding 50S ribosomal protein L28 produces the protein MATRCDICGKGPITGRAIIRRGAAKRRGGAGQKITGTTLRRQYPNVQTVRIVVNGTPRKLNVCTSCLKAGKIERLRMGAKV, from the coding sequence ATGGCTACTCGATGCGATATCTGCGGAAAAGGCCCCATCACCGGAAGAGCGATCATTCGCCGGGGCGCGGCCAAACGTCGCGGCGGCGCCGGTCAGAAGATCACCGGTACGACCCTTCGCCGCCAATACCCCAACGTCCAGACGGTGCGGATCGTGGTCAACGGCACGCCGCGCAAGCTGAACGTCTGCACGAGCTGCCTAAAGGCCGGCAAGATTGAAAGGCTCCGGATGGGGGCCAAGGTCTGA
- the dprA gene encoding DNA-processing protein DprA, with amino-acid sequence MTVAKLLALSSIPGLGPRRMADLLAAFGSIGALFEARAEIVRLAARLPAEAATEFQPSALERRLRDAEAELRRLGDEGGWAVGLDDPDYPALLRTIPDPPPVLFGVGRRQALTERAVAVVGTRRATPYGAAAAKIVAGDLASAGLVVVSGLARGIDAIAHQAALDEGGSTVAVLGSGLGRVYPWENRGLARAIRDGGAGAVVSEHVWETDPRPGNFPARNRVISGVSLAVVVVESDEKGGALITADCALEQGREVLAVPGPITSRFSRGPHALVYDGAKMVRSGQDVLEILGIPARAPTGARSGAKEPAGPMAREALIVLTALDVLPTSLDELIERTGLAPEAVAAVTSILEVDGLVRRMPGPVFVRLNS; translated from the coding sequence ATGACGGTGGCGAAGCTCTTGGCCCTAAGTTCGATACCCGGTCTTGGGCCGCGCCGGATGGCCGACCTCCTGGCGGCCTTCGGATCGATCGGAGCCCTCTTCGAAGCCCGGGCCGAGATTGTCAGGCTCGCGGCCAGGCTGCCGGCGGAGGCCGCGACCGAGTTCCAGCCGAGCGCCCTCGAGCGGCGGCTTCGCGACGCCGAGGCTGAGCTCAGACGTCTTGGCGATGAGGGGGGCTGGGCGGTCGGCCTTGACGACCCCGACTACCCCGCCTTGCTGAGAACCATCCCCGACCCACCGCCGGTCCTCTTCGGGGTCGGCCGACGGCAGGCCCTCACTGAGCGGGCGGTGGCCGTCGTCGGCACGCGACGGGCGACGCCGTATGGGGCGGCCGCGGCGAAGATCGTCGCCGGAGACTTGGCCTCCGCGGGGCTGGTCGTGGTCAGTGGACTGGCTCGTGGCATCGACGCCATCGCCCATCAGGCGGCCCTGGACGAGGGTGGCTCGACCGTCGCCGTCCTGGGCTCCGGTCTTGGGCGGGTCTACCCGTGGGAGAACCGTGGGCTGGCCAGGGCGATCCGGGACGGCGGAGCCGGGGCCGTGGTCTCCGAGCACGTCTGGGAAACCGATCCGCGGCCGGGCAACTTCCCGGCCCGCAACCGGGTGATCAGCGGTGTCTCGCTGGCCGTCGTGGTCGTGGAGTCAGATGAGAAGGGCGGTGCCCTGATCACCGCCGATTGTGCTCTCGAGCAGGGCCGGGAGGTGTTGGCCGTACCCGGCCCGATCACCAGCCGATTCAGCCGAGGTCCTCATGCCCTGGTTTACGACGGCGCGAAGATGGTCAGGTCGGGCCAGGACGTCCTGGAGATCCTGGGGATTCCTGCCCGCGCGCCGACCGGGGCGCGGAGCGGAGCGAAGGAGCCGGCGGGGCCGATGGCCCGCGAGGCGCTGATCGTCCTGACTGCCTTGGATGTACTGCCCACCAGCCTCGATGAGTTGATCGAACGGACCGGGCTTGCCCCCGAAGCGGTGGCCGCCGTCACCAGCATCTTGGAGGTCGACGGCCTGGTACGAAGGATGCCCGGGCCGGTCTTCGTTCGGCTCAACAGTTGA
- the topA gene encoding type I DNA topoisomerase → MAKPLIIVESPAKARTIEKFLGRRYTVKASMGHVRDLPKSQFGVDVDDDFRPKYITIRGKGEVLKTLRDSAKKANKVFLATDPDREGEAISWHLAAVLGLGDDCECRVEFHEITKDAVTRAIKKPRSIDTHLVDAQQARRILDRIVGYRLSPLLWRKVRRGLSAGRVQSVAVRLITDREEEIKRFVKEEYWTIEARLKTWADGQAFLARYVGPEGQKVDLKTGAEVDRILADLRPASFTVLSVKRRERHRSPAPPFTTSSLQQEASRKLGFTVRRTMALAQQLYEGLDLGPAGTVGLVTYIRTDSTRVADEAHREARALIKERFGADFVPSEPRVYEDRRGAQGAHEAIRPTSLDRSPESVKESLTPEQYKLYRLVWERFLASEMSQAVLDTVTADIAAGRHSLRATGSTVRFPGFMAIYTEGQDEEQGPEEEEGLLPELAEGQPLEVQNLDGRQHFTQAPPRYTEAMLVKVLEEKGIGRPSTYAPIIETIQFRGYVAKEDRRFLPTNLGTLVIDLLKEHFPKIIDVEFTAQLEDRLDEIEAGRREWQKVVGEFYDPFAIDLSRAEEIIGPLDLPEEESDQVCDKCGARMVVKYGRFGKFLACPKFPDCKNTKPFVEVLQAKCPSCGAPMVERKSRKGRRFYGCSAYPDCRFVSWQKPVDRNCPECGAFLVQRKSKAEGDYYQCSREGCGYKEYGEPEGTGGD, encoded by the coding sequence TTGGCGAAGCCGCTGATCATCGTGGAGTCTCCGGCCAAGGCCCGGACGATCGAGAAGTTCCTCGGCCGCCGCTACACGGTCAAGGCCTCGATGGGACATGTCCGCGATCTCCCGAAGAGCCAGTTCGGGGTGGATGTTGACGACGATTTCCGACCCAAGTACATCACCATCCGGGGCAAGGGCGAAGTCCTCAAGACGCTGCGGGACAGCGCCAAGAAGGCGAACAAGGTCTTCTTGGCCACCGACCCCGACCGCGAGGGCGAGGCGATCTCCTGGCATCTCGCCGCCGTCCTCGGCCTCGGCGACGACTGCGAATGCCGGGTCGAGTTCCATGAGATCACCAAGGACGCCGTGACCAGGGCGATCAAGAAGCCTCGCTCCATCGACACCCATTTGGTCGACGCCCAACAAGCCCGGAGGATCCTCGACCGGATCGTCGGCTACCGGCTCTCGCCCCTCCTCTGGCGCAAGGTCCGCCGCGGCCTGTCGGCCGGCCGGGTCCAGTCGGTCGCCGTACGGCTGATCACCGACCGCGAGGAAGAGATCAAGCGCTTCGTCAAAGAGGAATACTGGACCATCGAGGCGCGCCTCAAGACGTGGGCCGACGGGCAGGCCTTCTTGGCTCGTTACGTGGGGCCGGAAGGGCAGAAGGTCGACCTGAAGACCGGCGCCGAGGTCGACCGGATCCTGGCCGACCTGCGGCCGGCCTCCTTCACCGTGTTGTCGGTGAAGCGACGGGAGAGGCACCGCTCGCCGGCCCCGCCCTTCACCACCTCCAGCCTGCAGCAGGAGGCTTCTCGCAAGCTGGGGTTCACCGTCCGCCGGACGATGGCCCTGGCTCAGCAGCTCTATGAGGGCCTGGATCTGGGCCCGGCCGGAACCGTCGGTCTGGTGACCTATATCCGGACCGACTCCACCCGCGTCGCCGACGAGGCCCATCGCGAGGCCAGGGCCCTGATCAAGGAACGCTTCGGGGCCGATTTCGTGCCGTCCGAGCCGCGGGTCTATGAGGACAGGCGGGGGGCCCAGGGGGCCCACGAAGCGATCCGGCCGACCAGCCTGGACCGCAGCCCGGAGTCGGTCAAGGAGTCTCTCACCCCGGAGCAATACAAACTCTACCGGCTGGTCTGGGAACGTTTCCTGGCCAGCGAGATGAGTCAGGCCGTGCTGGACACGGTGACCGCCGACATCGCCGCGGGAAGACACTCCCTCCGGGCGACCGGCTCGACCGTCCGCTTCCCGGGCTTCATGGCCATCTACACCGAGGGGCAGGACGAGGAGCAAGGACCCGAGGAAGAGGAAGGACTCCTGCCGGAGCTGGCCGAGGGGCAGCCGCTCGAGGTCCAGAACCTCGATGGGCGCCAGCACTTCACCCAGGCACCCCCCCGGTATACCGAAGCGATGCTGGTCAAGGTCCTCGAGGAGAAGGGGATCGGCCGGCCCAGCACCTATGCCCCGATCATCGAGACCATTCAGTTCCGCGGGTACGTGGCCAAGGAGGACCGCCGCTTCCTCCCGACGAACCTCGGCACCCTCGTCATCGACCTGCTCAAGGAGCACTTTCCGAAGATCATCGATGTCGAGTTCACGGCTCAGCTGGAAGACCGACTTGACGAGATCGAGGCCGGTCGGAGGGAGTGGCAGAAGGTAGTCGGCGAGTTCTACGACCCCTTCGCCATCGACCTGTCCAGAGCCGAGGAGATCATCGGTCCGCTCGACCTGCCCGAGGAGGAGAGCGATCAGGTCTGCGACAAGTGCGGGGCCCGGATGGTGGTCAAGTATGGCCGCTTCGGCAAGTTCCTGGCCTGCCCGAAATTCCCGGACTGCAAGAACACCAAGCCGTTCGTCGAGGTCCTTCAGGCCAAGTGCCCATCCTGCGGGGCTCCGATGGTCGAACGCAAGAGCCGCAAGGGGCGGCGCTTCTATGGTTGCAGCGCCTACCCAGACTGCAGGTTCGTCTCCTGGCAGAAGCCTGTCGACCGGAACTGCCCGGAATGCGGGGCCTTCCTGGTCCAGCGGAAGAGCAAGGCCGAGGGCGACTACTACCAGTGCTCTAGAGAGGGCTGCGGCTACAAGGAGTACGGTGAGCCGGAAGGGACCGGGGGCGACTAG
- the trmFO gene encoding methylenetetrahydrofolate--tRNA-(uracil(54)-C(5))-methyltransferase (FADH(2)-oxidizing) TrmFO, with protein sequence MESVIIVGGGLAGAEAAWQAASRGVAVTLHEMRPGKSTPAHRTGLLAELVCSNSLGADSGDNAPGLLKQELRRLGSLIMRAADESRVPAGNALAVDRGTFAGAVSQAIVGHPLIHVVREEVETIPAAGPAIIATGPLTSTAMADSIVTFTGSDGLSFFDAAAPMVAADSIDYSKVYRASRYGKGGEDYLNCPLDRQEYLALRQALLEAERHPPEDVDKSVFFEGCLPVEELARRGEETLRYGPLKPVGLPNPRDGRTPHAVVQLRQDNREATIFNLVGFQTSLRFPEQRRVFRMIPGLEQAEFVRYGVMHRNTYLRSPGLLGPTLATIERPDLFFAGQITGVEGYLESTATGLVAGINAARGLRGLEPAGFPPTTMIGALCRYVSEADPHHFQPMNANFGLFPPVPGIKRREKKQFLILRATEDLGKVLNIVN encoded by the coding sequence TTGGAGTCGGTGATCATCGTCGGAGGGGGCCTGGCCGGCGCTGAGGCAGCCTGGCAGGCGGCGTCCCGCGGGGTCGCGGTAACCCTGCACGAGATGCGGCCCGGGAAGTCGACCCCGGCCCACCGCACCGGACTCCTGGCCGAGTTGGTCTGCTCGAACTCCCTGGGAGCCGATTCGGGCGACAACGCCCCGGGCCTGTTAAAACAGGAACTTCGGAGACTGGGATCGCTGATCATGAGGGCGGCCGACGAAAGCCGCGTTCCCGCCGGCAACGCCCTGGCGGTGGATCGCGGGACCTTCGCCGGCGCGGTCAGCCAGGCCATCGTGGGTCACCCGCTGATCCATGTGGTCAGGGAAGAGGTCGAAACCATCCCGGCGGCCGGACCGGCGATCATCGCCACGGGCCCGCTGACTTCAACGGCCATGGCCGATTCGATCGTCACCTTCACCGGCTCCGATGGCCTTTCGTTCTTCGATGCGGCGGCTCCGATGGTCGCCGCCGACAGCATCGACTACTCTAAGGTCTACCGGGCCTCGCGTTATGGTAAAGGTGGGGAGGACTACCTCAATTGCCCGCTGGACCGCCAGGAGTATCTGGCCCTGCGCCAGGCCCTCCTGGAGGCCGAGCGGCATCCGCCGGAGGACGTCGATAAGTCGGTCTTCTTCGAGGGCTGCCTGCCCGTTGAGGAGTTGGCCAGACGCGGCGAGGAGACCCTCCGTTACGGCCCGCTCAAGCCGGTCGGCCTGCCCAACCCTCGTGACGGCCGCACCCCCCATGCCGTCGTCCAGCTGCGTCAGGACAACCGTGAAGCGACCATCTTCAACCTGGTCGGCTTTCAGACCAGCCTGCGCTTCCCGGAGCAGAGGCGGGTCTTCAGGATGATCCCCGGGCTGGAGCAAGCTGAGTTCGTCCGCTACGGGGTCATGCACCGCAACACTTACCTGCGGTCGCCGGGCCTCCTCGGGCCGACCTTGGCCACCATCGAGCGCCCTGATCTCTTCTTTGCCGGGCAGATCACCGGGGTCGAGGGCTACCTCGAATCGACCGCCACCGGCCTGGTTGCCGGGATCAACGCGGCCCGTGGGCTTCGGGGACTTGAACCCGCCGGATTCCCACCGACGACGATGATCGGGGCCCTCTGCCGGTACGTCAGCGAGGCCGATCCCCATCATTTCCAACCGATGAATGCCAACTTCGGCCTGTTCCCCCCGGTGCCGGGGATCAAGAGGAGAGAGAAGAAACAATTCTTGATTTTGCGGGCGACGGAAGACCTTGGTAAGGTCTTGAATATTGTGAATTGA
- a CDS encoding tyrosine recombinase XerC: MMMDGQGAKATELEGYVEGFLTTLRTERGLAQKTLAAYHIDLGQFFAFVAGEDPGFGALRRGPAGALEAPASSEVAATRAARTGPLDYRLIRAYLGELQRHGFSRRSVARKLAALRSFFKYLDREGILLRNPMVGVATPRLERKLPPFLYQNEIESLLAQADGGTALGLRDRAVLELIYGSGLRASEAVGLDLSHLDFADEYVRVFGKGSKERIVPMGTASLKALGDYLRGGRPRLTESVGGPLFVNRFGRRLSDRGLRRLLQKYVRQTGIARHITPHALRHSMATHMLENGADLRTIQELLGHASLSTTQIYTHVGRRHLKRQYDQAHPRA; this comes from the coding sequence ATGATGATGGATGGTCAGGGAGCCAAAGCTACCGAGCTCGAGGGGTACGTCGAGGGGTTTCTCACCACCCTCCGGACGGAGCGGGGTTTGGCCCAGAAAACCCTGGCCGCGTACCACATCGATCTCGGCCAGTTTTTTGCCTTTGTGGCCGGGGAGGACCCGGGTTTTGGAGCGCTTCGCCGCGGGCCCGCCGGCGCTTTGGAAGCCCCGGCCAGCAGCGAAGTAGCGGCGACCCGGGCGGCCAGGACCGGTCCCCTTGACTATCGGCTGATCCGGGCCTACCTTGGGGAACTCCAGCGACACGGTTTCAGTCGCCGGTCTGTCGCCCGGAAGCTGGCGGCCCTCCGGTCCTTCTTCAAGTACCTCGATCGGGAAGGGATCCTCCTCCGCAACCCGATGGTCGGTGTGGCCACCCCCCGTTTGGAGCGCAAGTTGCCACCGTTCCTCTACCAGAACGAGATAGAGAGCCTGCTGGCTCAGGCGGACGGAGGCACGGCCCTGGGCCTGCGGGACCGGGCCGTCCTCGAGTTGATCTACGGGTCCGGTCTGCGGGCTTCCGAAGCGGTCGGGTTGGACTTATCCCATCTGGACTTCGCCGATGAGTACGTCCGGGTCTTCGGGAAGGGTTCCAAGGAACGAATCGTCCCGATGGGAACGGCGTCCCTCAAGGCTCTCGGCGACTACCTGCGGGGAGGCCGCCCCCGGCTTACCGAGTCAGTGGGCGGGCCGTTGTTCGTCAACCGGTTCGGCCGGCGCCTGAGCGACCGTGGACTGCGACGGCTGCTCCAAAAGTACGTCCGGCAGACGGGCATCGCCCGGCATATCACGCCCCATGCCCTGCGCCATTCGATGGCCACCCACATGCTGGAGAACGGTGCCGACCTGCGGACCATCCAGGAGTTGTTGGGACACGCCAGTCTCTCGACGACCCAGATCTACACCCACGTCGGGAGGCGGCACCTCAAGAGACAATACGACCAGGCCCACCCGCGGGCCTAG